In Acidisarcina polymorpha, the DNA window CTTGCCGAGACTCAGCTGCAACTGCACTTTACAGATGTGGTCGCGCCGATCAGCGGGCGCGCCGGCGCGGTGACCGTGAAGACCGGCAACATGGTGCGAGACAACGACACTACCCTCGTCACCCTGCTTCAACTGGCGCCCATCTATGTCACCTTTGGAATTCCCGAACAGAGTCTGCCCGAGGTGCGCCGCCTCAACGCGGCGGGGCAACTGACAGTAAACGCAAGCCTTGATGCGGCCGCCGGTAGCGCAGCCGGGATGGAAGGCCATCTCGCCTTCATCGACAACACCGTCGATGCAACCACCGGCACGATCCGGCTCAAGGCTGTGTTCCTGAATGCCGACAACGCCCTGTGGCCGGGGGAGTATATCAATGTGCGCTTCCGCCTTGGCGTGGAGGCGGGCAGAACGGTGGTGCCAGAATCCTCTATTCAGGATGGCCTCGACGGCAAATACGTCTGGCTGGTCAAATCTGGGAAGGCTTCGATTGCGCCTGTGACCGTGCTGCGGACCTACCGGCCAACGACCGGCCCCGAAGAAGCAATTATCGGCGGCGGCATCAAGCCGGGCGACGTGGTAGTCACCGAAGGGCAGCTCCGGCTTACGGCCGGTGCGACAGTCACATTGTTAGATGCCTCGCACAGCCAACCGCCGGCTTCCAAACCAACGGTAACGCCGTGACTGCGAACGCCGCCAATGCTAAGCAAGGTGTCCAATGATGCGTTTCACTGACTTCTTCATTCGCCGCGCGACCACGACCACGCTGCTGAGCGCGGCCATCGCCGGCTTCGGTCTGCTCAGTTACAATTCCCTCGCAGTCAGCAACCTGCCCGAGGTCCAGTACCCGACCATCCACGTTCAGGCTGGTTTGCCAGGGGCAAATCCCGACGCTATGGCATCCACTGTGGCCACGCCGCTCGAGAGTGAGTTCTCAACCATCCCCGGCATCGAACACATGGCCTCCACCAGTGCGGTGGGCGAAACCAACATCACTCTTGAGTTCGATTTGAATCGGAGCGTCGACGCGGCCGCGCAGGATGTCCAGGCGGCGATCTCCCGCGCCGCGGGCGCGCTCCCCGCAAGTATGCCCTCGCCGCCCTCCTACTCAAAGGTGAATCCAGCACAGAGGGCGATCCTCTGGCTCGAGATGTCATCAACGACAATCGCCCTCGACGACTTCGCAAAATACGCGAATCAGATCTTCGCCAAGCGCGTCTCCATGGTGAGCGGCGTCTCTCAGGTAGAGGTTTACGGACCGGAAGCCCCCGCGATTCGCGTGCAGGCCGACCCGG includes these proteins:
- a CDS encoding efflux RND transporter periplasmic adaptor subunit — protein: MSLLKYVLFGAPLCLPLTSCTRVAAKAKPAATEAVPVRAVRAVSEDVPVDIAAVGNVEAMERVEVKSRVPGQINLVAFVEGQNVTKGQLLFTIDRETLERQTLEEQANFERDAAMEEQARAVVARDTAAEKQSHSEADVARRLGTLGVISGQRVDQLVTASETAGAAQRADQAAVEAAAGTIRADRARLAETQLQLHFTDVVAPISGRAGAVTVKTGNMVRDNDTTLVTLLQLAPIYVTFGIPEQSLPEVRRLNAAGQLTVNASLDAAAGSAAGMEGHLAFIDNTVDATTGTIRLKAVFLNADNALWPGEYINVRFRLGVEAGRTVVPESSIQDGLDGKYVWLVKSGKASIAPVTVLRTYRPTTGPEEAIIGGGIKPGDVVVTEGQLRLTAGATVTLLDASHSQPPASKPTVTP